One Pseudoliparis swirei isolate HS2019 ecotype Mariana Trench chromosome 4, NWPU_hadal_v1, whole genome shotgun sequence genomic window carries:
- the adma gene encoding adrenomedullin a isoform X2: MQLIIQSFLSCCLLATVAHCVELEVNPELKKRRSIWLGSRLRRDLDSVSVEKTAESEYFVRPEDIRDTLLPHSSTDINVRTKRSKSSGGHSRRQGCSLGTCTVHDLAHRLHQLNNKMKIGSAPVDKISPQGYGRRRRSLPAHRVTLRLEQGRLRPVWSINDSQIHKLEALLRRT, encoded by the exons ATGCAGTTGATCATCCAGTCCTTTCTCTCGTGCTGTCTGCTGGCGACAGTCGCTCACTGTGTGGAACTTGAAGTGAATCCGGAGTTGAAAAAAAG GCGAAGCATATGGCTCGGGAGCAGATTGAGACGGGATCTTGACAGTGTATCAGTAGAGAAGACAGCAGAGTCCGAGTACTTCGTCAGACCGGAAGATATCAGGGATACGTTGCTGCCACATTCCAG CACTGACATCAATGTCCGAACCAAGAGGTCTAAGAGCTCAGGCGGTCATTCAAGAAGACAAGGCTGTTCGCTGGGCACCTGTACAGTGCACGACTTGGCACACCGCCTGCACCAGCTCAACAACAAGATGAAGATCGGGAGTGCCCCTGTTGACAAGATCAGCCCTCAGGGATACGGCCGGAGGCGTCGATCTCTCCCAGCGCACAGAGTCACACTGAGGCTAGAGCAGGGCAGGCTGAGGCCCGTGTGGAGCATAAATGATTCGCAAATTCACAAGCTCGAGGCTCTCCTCAGACGGACATGA
- the adma gene encoding adrenomedullin a isoform X1, translating into MFSLLSTGVKMQLIIQSFLSCCLLATVAHCVELEVNPELKKRRSIWLGSRLRRDLDSVSVEKTAESEYFVRPEDIRDTLLPHSSTDINVRTKRSKSSGGHSRRQGCSLGTCTVHDLAHRLHQLNNKMKIGSAPVDKISPQGYGRRRRSLPAHRVTLRLEQGRLRPVWSINDSQIHKLEALLRRT; encoded by the exons ATGttttccctcctctccacaGGAGTCAAAATGCAGTTGATCATCCAGTCCTTTCTCTCGTGCTGTCTGCTGGCGACAGTCGCTCACTGTGTGGAACTTGAAGTGAATCCGGAGTTGAAAAAAAG GCGAAGCATATGGCTCGGGAGCAGATTGAGACGGGATCTTGACAGTGTATCAGTAGAGAAGACAGCAGAGTCCGAGTACTTCGTCAGACCGGAAGATATCAGGGATACGTTGCTGCCACATTCCAG CACTGACATCAATGTCCGAACCAAGAGGTCTAAGAGCTCAGGCGGTCATTCAAGAAGACAAGGCTGTTCGCTGGGCACCTGTACAGTGCACGACTTGGCACACCGCCTGCACCAGCTCAACAACAAGATGAAGATCGGGAGTGCCCCTGTTGACAAGATCAGCCCTCAGGGATACGGCCGGAGGCGTCGATCTCTCCCAGCGCACAGAGTCACACTGAGGCTAGAGCAGGGCAGGCTGAGGCCCGTGTGGAGCATAAATGATTCGCAAATTCACAAGCTCGAGGCTCTCCTCAGACGGACATGA